One genomic region from Haloferax litoreum encodes:
- a CDS encoding MFS transporter codes for MLLTVSLAWAVLQAGRFLLSPLLPTIIADLQITEATAGIALALFQGVYAITQYPGGEYSDRWTRATLIVPGLALLVVGFATFGVAGGLAGFVVAAVVTGLGKGFFAIPSRALISDLFVERRGRALGLYAAGTDLGGLLASGLAILALTYATWRTPFLPVAVVLGGLTVLFALWSTEGYEVGSPRLDASGTIRRLLASPAQRRTLVAFGLFYFMVGGFINFFPTYLIEAKGFDQQLASATFAVVFAVGITIKPVAGGLSDRFRRESIAVVGLLVAAGALAVLSFVDARAFIYVSVVALAIGYKMEFPLADAIIFDNAPDDDRGADLGAARAFFLGANAVGPAYVGIVATYLGYVVAFAGLAVCLVVAAGLLYWDARVR; via the coding sequence ATGCTACTCACCGTCTCGCTCGCGTGGGCGGTTCTTCAGGCGGGCCGGTTCCTCTTGTCACCACTTCTCCCGACGATTATCGCGGATTTACAGATTACCGAAGCAACCGCAGGAATCGCCCTCGCACTGTTTCAGGGGGTCTACGCGATTACCCAATATCCCGGTGGTGAATACTCCGACCGGTGGACGCGCGCGACACTCATCGTCCCCGGTCTCGCCCTCCTCGTCGTCGGATTCGCGACGTTCGGTGTCGCGGGAGGACTCGCTGGATTCGTCGTCGCCGCCGTCGTCACCGGACTCGGAAAGGGATTCTTCGCGATTCCGTCGCGTGCACTCATCTCAGACCTGTTCGTCGAACGTCGCGGGCGCGCACTCGGCCTCTACGCTGCGGGTACAGACCTCGGTGGTCTCCTCGCCTCTGGCCTCGCCATCCTCGCACTCACATACGCGACGTGGCGCACGCCGTTTCTCCCGGTCGCTGTCGTTCTCGGGGGACTCACCGTCCTCTTTGCCCTCTGGTCCACAGAAGGGTACGAAGTCGGGTCCCCGAGACTCGACGCCTCCGGGACCATTCGGCGACTGCTCGCCAGTCCCGCGCAACGCCGAACACTCGTCGCGTTCGGCCTGTTTTACTTCATGGTCGGGGGATTCATCAACTTCTTTCCGACGTACCTTATCGAGGCGAAGGGATTCGACCAACAACTCGCGAGCGCAACCTTCGCCGTCGTGTTCGCAGTCGGGATTACCATAAAGCCCGTCGCTGGCGGCCTGAGCGACCGGTTCCGAAGAGAGTCGATTGCCGTCGTCGGTCTCCTCGTCGCCGCTGGTGCGCTGGCAGTGCTCTCGTTCGTCGACGCGCGTGCGTTCATCTACGTCTCGGTCGTGGCCCTCGCAATCGGCTACAAGATGGAGTTCCCCCTCGCAGACGCCATCATCTTCGACAACGCACCGGACGACGACAGGGGTGCCGACCTCGGTGCCGCACGGGCGTTCTTCCTCGGTGCGAACGCCGTCGGTCCTGCCTACGTCGGCATCGTCGCCACGTACCTCGGTTACGTCGTGGCGTTTGCCGGTCTCGCTGTGTGCCTCGTCGTCGCCGCTGGACTCCTCTACTGGGATGCGCGCGTCCGGTAA
- a CDS encoding VOC family protein has translation MDVTAIDHVNLRIPEDGLDDALAFYSDALGFDIENRDLFEAGEKPFVSVRLTPVSIIHLQPTSTFQPPNETAFDHVAIEFDHTIDELRRHLEDGGVDIDRQLEPLGATGVAPAVYVTDPFGYTLELKARPGGENE, from the coding sequence ATGGACGTCACTGCGATAGACCACGTCAACTTGCGAATCCCCGAAGATGGCCTCGACGACGCACTCGCGTTCTACAGCGACGCACTCGGATTCGACATCGAAAACCGGGACCTATTCGAAGCAGGTGAGAAACCGTTCGTCTCGGTTCGACTCACACCGGTGAGTATCATCCACCTCCAACCGACGTCGACGTTCCAACCGCCGAACGAGACGGCGTTCGACCACGTCGCCATCGAGTTCGACCACACCATCGACGAACTCCGCCGACATCTCGAAGATGGGGGGGTGGACATCGACCGGCAACTCGAACCACTTGGTGCGACTGGTGTCGCACCTGCGGTGTACGTCACAGACCCGTTCGGCTATACGCTGGAACTGAAAGCACGTCCGGGTGGTGAGAACGAGTAG
- a CDS encoding helix-turn-helix domain-containing protein has product MYEATLRIRDDSAYAAATAGTSATIELWCNEHCDLLHVSHEVGGDVLERVRETVGIEAAVERGDEVVAITADCLRHHEIDDIEGYLRRHGVLLLPPLRYQRGAKVCRLLAVSAAALTACFRDLVDSGFDVSVESKREVSFASGDAPLLAPLDAMPDLTGRQREALKLAYEHGYYDLPRGTGTEAIAAQMGVTRRTAEEHLRRAERKVMESVVRYLF; this is encoded by the coding sequence GTGTACGAGGCAACGCTCCGAATCAGAGACGACAGCGCGTATGCTGCCGCCACCGCTGGGACCAGTGCCACGATAGAACTGTGGTGTAACGAACACTGTGACCTGTTGCACGTGAGCCACGAAGTCGGCGGCGACGTACTCGAACGAGTGCGTGAAACCGTCGGCATCGAAGCGGCAGTCGAACGCGGCGACGAAGTCGTCGCCATCACCGCCGATTGCCTTCGACACCACGAGATAGACGATATCGAGGGCTACCTCCGCCGCCACGGCGTCCTCTTACTCCCACCGCTTCGGTACCAGCGAGGTGCGAAAGTCTGCCGTCTGCTGGCCGTCTCGGCCGCCGCGCTGACCGCTTGTTTCCGTGACCTCGTCGACAGCGGATTCGACGTGAGCGTCGAATCGAAGCGAGAAGTCTCGTTCGCGAGCGGCGATGCACCGCTGTTAGCCCCACTCGACGCGATGCCAGACCTCACCGGTCGCCAACGAGAGGCGCTCAAACTGGCGTACGAACACGGCTACTACGACCTTCCACGGGGAACAGGGACCGAAGCAATCGCGGCACAGATGGGCGTCACGCGACGGACCGCCGAAGAACACCTCAGACGCGCGGAGCGGAAGGTGATGGAGTCGGTGGTTCGCTACCTCTTCTGA
- the hutU gene encoding urocanate hydratase yields the protein MHDQPSSAVEDRLGEPSEQWRRYQGSPTGMDIECKGWRQEAALRMLNNNLDPEVAERPEDLVVYGGTGRAARSWDAYDVILTELRELDDDETLLVQSGKPVGKFQTHERAPRVLIANSNLVGHWDDWEHFHELEAQGKIMYGQMTAGSWAYIGTQGIIQGTYETLAELARQEYGSDLRGKLVVTGGLGGMSGAQPLAVTMNHGVCIAAEVKADRIQRRVETDYLMDAADSLDEALEKAHEALEAGEPYSVGVQMNAADMLEELLARDEIPDVVTDQTSAHDELEGYYPSGYTVEEADQLRDDDSEAYVEASLDTMERHVQAILDLQDRGAIAFEYGNNIRGQVQTHRGMTHAFDFPGFVPAYIRPMFCRGRGPFRWAALSGDPEDIYRTDEAIRELFPENESLMRWIDLAQEQVSFQGLPSRVCWLGYHTDEEGLTERARFALKINELVAAGEISAPVVVTRDHLDAGSVASPNRETEAMRDGTDAVADWPILNALLNTAAGADIVSVHDGGGVGIGNSLHSNNHVVLDGTDLAAKKARAVFTTDPGMGVIRHADAGYEDALDEATQSCVHVPMREYDAERGDE from the coding sequence ATGCACGACCAACCATCGTCCGCCGTCGAAGACCGACTCGGCGAACCGAGCGAGCAGTGGCGTCGGTATCAGGGGTCTCCGACCGGGATGGACATCGAGTGTAAGGGGTGGCGACAGGAGGCGGCGCTCCGGATGCTCAACAACAACCTCGACCCGGAAGTAGCCGAACGACCGGAGGACCTCGTCGTCTACGGAGGAACGGGCAGGGCCGCCCGTTCGTGGGATGCCTACGACGTGATTCTCACCGAGTTACGCGAACTCGACGACGACGAGACGCTCCTCGTCCAGTCGGGCAAACCGGTTGGGAAGTTCCAGACGCACGAACGCGCCCCTCGCGTCCTCATCGCCAACTCGAATCTCGTCGGCCACTGGGACGACTGGGAACACTTCCACGAACTGGAGGCACAGGGGAAAATCATGTACGGCCAGATGACCGCCGGGTCGTGGGCGTACATCGGGACGCAGGGTATCATCCAGGGTACCTACGAGACACTCGCAGAACTCGCGCGACAAGAGTACGGGAGTGACCTGCGCGGCAAGCTTGTCGTGACTGGTGGCCTCGGCGGCATGAGTGGCGCGCAACCGCTGGCGGTGACGATGAACCACGGCGTCTGTATCGCCGCGGAGGTCAAAGCCGACCGAATCCAACGCCGTGTCGAGACGGACTACCTGATGGACGCCGCGGACTCTCTCGACGAGGCACTGGAGAAGGCGCACGAGGCTCTCGAAGCGGGAGAACCCTACAGTGTCGGCGTGCAGATGAACGCCGCTGACATGCTGGAAGAACTCCTCGCGCGTGACGAGATACCCGACGTCGTCACCGACCAGACGAGCGCGCACGACGAGTTGGAGGGCTACTACCCGAGTGGGTACACCGTCGAAGAGGCTGACCAACTCCGTGACGACGACTCCGAGGCGTACGTCGAAGCGAGTCTCGACACGATGGAACGCCACGTGCAGGCCATCCTCGACTTGCAAGACCGTGGCGCAATCGCTTTCGAGTACGGGAACAACATCCGCGGACAAGTCCAGACGCACCGCGGGATGACTCACGCGTTCGACTTCCCCGGATTCGTGCCCGCGTACATCCGCCCGATGTTCTGTCGTGGCCGCGGACCATTCCGCTGGGCCGCACTCTCGGGTGACCCAGAAGACATCTACCGAACCGACGAGGCGATTCGGGAACTCTTCCCCGAGAACGAGTCGCTCATGCGCTGGATAGACCTCGCACAGGAGCAAGTGTCCTTCCAGGGACTCCCCTCGCGAGTCTGTTGGCTTGGCTACCACACTGACGAGGAAGGCCTCACCGAACGCGCCCGGTTCGCGCTGAAGATAAACGAACTCGTCGCGGCGGGTGAGATTTCGGCACCCGTCGTCGTCACGCGCGACCACCTCGACGCGGGGTCTGTCGCCAGTCCGAACCGCGAGACTGAGGCGATGCGCGACGGCACCGACGCCGTCGCCGACTGGCCCATCCTGAACGCCCTGCTCAACACCGCTGCCGGTGCGGACATCGTCTCGGTTCACGACGGTGGTGGCGTCGGCATCGGTAACTCACTCCACAGCAACAACCACGTCGTCCTCGATGGAACCGACCTCGCGGCGAAGAAGGCGCGTGCGGTGTTCACCACCGACCCCGGCATGGGCGTCATCCGCCACGCCGATGCAGGGTACGAAGACGCCCTCGACGAAGCGACGCAGTCGTGCGTCCACGTTCCGATGCGGGAGTACGACGCGGAACGAGGGGACGAATGA
- the hutG gene encoding formimidoylglutamase, with translation MTISDPPVWDGTSSDPNDEQFGDIVHETSLEDVSEYDAVFVGEPYDGAVIGRRGAREGPTAIRRALASLKTNHFDDGPVGTVADLGDVSFDGSRDGVAGVQSMVADITADVYERGSFPVFLGGDNSLTVGNVRPLLALDASVGVVSFDAHLDCREPLDGPSSGTPYRQLFDEGLDKLAVVGARHFETSTAYADFLGEVGGTILTADEVGRDPVQTTDFALDALANCDFVFVSLDVDVLDQTAAPGVSAPTPGGITTRELYTMLRRVASDSRVVGFEVVECAPSLDDSGRTVDAAARAVAHFLSGVTADA, from the coding sequence ATGACGATTTCCGACCCACCCGTCTGGGACGGAACGTCGTCTGACCCGAACGACGAGCAGTTCGGGGACATCGTCCACGAGACGAGTCTCGAAGACGTGAGCGAGTACGACGCCGTGTTCGTGGGCGAACCGTACGACGGCGCGGTCATCGGTCGTCGCGGTGCCCGTGAGGGACCGACCGCGATTCGGCGCGCACTCGCGTCGCTCAAGACGAATCACTTCGACGATGGCCCGGTTGGGACCGTCGCTGACCTCGGTGACGTCTCGTTCGATGGGTCACGTGACGGCGTGGCTGGTGTCCAGTCGATGGTCGCCGACATCACCGCCGACGTGTACGAACGCGGGTCGTTCCCTGTCTTCCTCGGAGGGGACAACTCGTTGACCGTCGGCAACGTGCGTCCACTCTTGGCCCTCGACGCATCTGTCGGCGTCGTGAGCTTCGACGCCCACCTCGACTGTCGGGAACCGCTCGATGGACCGTCCAGTGGGACACCGTACCGGCAACTGTTCGACGAGGGTCTGGACAAACTCGCCGTCGTCGGTGCGCGGCACTTCGAGACATCGACGGCGTACGCCGACTTCTTGGGCGAGGTCGGTGGGACGATTCTCACTGCCGACGAAGTCGGCCGCGACCCGGTCCAGACGACCGACTTCGCCCTCGACGCCCTCGCAAACTGTGACTTCGTCTTCGTCAGTCTCGACGTGGACGTTCTCGACCAGACCGCCGCACCGGGCGTGAGTGCGCCGACGCCGGGTGGCATCACCACTCGTGAGTTGTACACGATGCTCCGGCGAGTCGCCTCGGACTCCCGCGTGGTCGGGTTCGAAGTCGTGGAGTGCGCACCCTCGCTCGACGACAGTGGACGGACTGTCGACGCCGCGGCGCGTGCTGTCGCTCACTTCCTCTCGGGGGTGACGGCCGATGCATGA
- the hutI gene encoding imidazolonepropionase, protein MHDADTKNRASDDDDLTIVHGAAELVVGPDEGTGVTVVEGGAFAALDGRVVAVGPTDDVLADYPLADADTVVDATGKTVLPGFVDPHTHALFAGDRSDEFVAKLRGATYEEILAQGGGILRTVDAVREASDEELVANLTAHLDAMLEHGTTTVEVKTGYGLDTETELRMLDAIAVAGDDHPVDVVPTFMGAHAVPQGMDTDEYVDEVVTEQLPAVAEQGIAEFCDVFCERGVFDAEQSRRILDAGREYGLTPKIHADEFAAIGGTDVAAAVGAASADHLLHTGESGRETLVEVGVTPVMLPGTAFGLGADYADARAFLDAGHEVALATDFNPNCFARSMGFVATLASVGMRMTPQEAIRGITSAAANALGRTDGTGTLRPDSPADAVVLDVPTATHLSYRFDTNPVSTVLKSGVVVHA, encoded by the coding sequence ATGCATGACGCTGACACGAAGAACCGTGCATCGGACGACGATGACCTGACAATCGTCCACGGCGCGGCAGAACTCGTCGTTGGCCCGGACGAGGGAACCGGAGTCACCGTCGTCGAGGGTGGAGCGTTCGCCGCCCTCGACGGCCGAGTCGTCGCTGTCGGACCGACCGACGACGTTCTCGCCGATTATCCACTCGCCGACGCCGACACGGTAGTCGACGCGACTGGAAAGACGGTCCTTCCGGGGTTCGTCGACCCGCACACCCACGCCCTCTTCGCCGGCGACCGTTCGGACGAGTTCGTGGCGAAACTCCGCGGGGCGACCTACGAAGAGATACTCGCGCAGGGCGGTGGTATCCTCAGAACTGTCGATGCTGTGCGTGAGGCGTCCGACGAGGAACTCGTGGCCAATCTCACGGCGCACCTCGATGCGATGCTCGAACATGGGACGACGACAGTCGAAGTCAAGACCGGATACGGTCTCGACACCGAGACGGAACTCCGCATGCTCGATGCAATCGCGGTGGCGGGCGACGACCACCCCGTCGATGTCGTTCCGACGTTCATGGGTGCCCACGCCGTCCCGCAGGGGATGGACACCGACGAGTACGTCGACGAAGTCGTCACCGAACAACTCCCAGCAGTCGCCGAACAGGGTATCGCCGAGTTCTGCGACGTGTTCTGCGAACGCGGCGTGTTCGACGCCGAGCAATCGCGTCGAATATTGGATGCAGGCCGTGAATACGGCCTCACGCCGAAGATTCACGCCGACGAATTCGCCGCTATCGGTGGCACTGACGTGGCCGCCGCCGTCGGTGCGGCGAGTGCAGACCATCTCCTCCATACCGGCGAGTCGGGTCGAGAGACGCTCGTCGAAGTGGGTGTCACGCCAGTCATGCTCCCCGGAACCGCGTTCGGACTTGGCGCAGACTACGCCGACGCCCGCGCGTTCCTCGACGCCGGTCACGAAGTCGCCCTCGCCACCGATTTCAATCCGAACTGCTTTGCTCGAAGCATGGGGTTCGTCGCCACACTCGCCAGCGTCGGCATGCGAATGACACCGCAGGAAGCTATCAGGGGAATCACCAGCGCCGCCGCGAACGCGCTGGGACGGACTGATGGGACCGGAACGCTTCGTCCCGACAGTCCCGCTGACGCCGTCGTCCTCGACGTGCCCACTGCGACACACCTCTCGTATCGCTTCGACACGAATCCCGTTTCGACTGTCCTGAAGTCGGGGGTGGTCGTCCATGCGTGA
- the hutH gene encoding histidine ammonia-lyase, with the protein MREPTAFPDTVVLDGASLTPEDVVAVARHDATVELDADAIEQMRESRARVESVLDSGEPVYGVNTGFGHLVETHIDREDIERLQTNLVRSHSAGAGRELTRTEVRSMMVTRANTLAKGYSGIRPEVVDLLVSMLNEGVHPVVRSRGSLGASGDLAPLAHMALVLIGEGEAHVEGTRQSGGDALRSVGLEPVTLKSKEGLALINGTQLTVGLASLFVVDAERIVDAADAAGALTTEVTMGTTANCDPAIHDVRPHPGQKESAAAVRRLTEGSTVLESHKDCERVQDAYSIRCLPQVNGAVRDAVSHLREAVDIELNSVTDNPLVFPAGAVDERAPGTDVAAVVSAGNFHGEPLALRLDYAAGALTELAAISERRSDRMLNPDVQESYLPPFLTEHSGLRSGYMIAQYTAAALLNECRSFGRPSLDSTPVSGGQEDHVSMSGQSALNARIVAENVATIVGVELLCGAQAAEFLDEGLELGIGTSAVRDAIRSVVPPLDDDRPLDGELEEASDLVRFGAVRAAVADALD; encoded by the coding sequence ATGCGTGAACCGACGGCATTCCCCGACACCGTCGTCCTCGACGGCGCATCCCTGACGCCCGAAGACGTGGTCGCTGTCGCCCGACACGACGCGACTGTCGAACTCGACGCCGACGCCATCGAACAGATGCGTGAATCGCGCGCGAGAGTGGAGTCGGTCCTCGACTCCGGCGAACCCGTCTACGGCGTCAATACCGGATTCGGCCACCTCGTGGAGACGCACATCGACCGGGAAGACATCGAACGACTCCAGACGAACCTCGTGCGGAGTCACTCCGCTGGTGCTGGCCGCGAACTCACACGGACCGAAGTCCGGTCGATGATGGTGACGCGGGCCAACACGCTCGCGAAGGGCTACTCAGGAATCCGCCCCGAAGTCGTGGACCTGCTCGTCTCCATGCTGAACGAGGGTGTCCATCCAGTCGTCCGGTCACGCGGGAGTCTCGGCGCGAGTGGTGACCTCGCACCGCTGGCGCACATGGCGCTCGTCCTCATCGGCGAAGGCGAGGCGCACGTCGAAGGGACGCGACAATCCGGCGGTGATGCGCTCCGTTCGGTCGGATTGGAACCGGTGACGCTCAAGTCGAAAGAAGGACTGGCGCTCATCAACGGCACCCAACTCACCGTCGGCCTCGCGTCGCTGTTCGTCGTCGACGCCGAGCGAATCGTCGACGCGGCGGACGCCGCTGGTGCTCTCACGACGGAAGTCACGATGGGAACGACGGCTAACTGCGACCCGGCGATTCACGACGTGAGGCCGCACCCCGGACAAAAAGAGAGCGCTGCCGCGGTTCGGCGACTCACCGAGGGTTCGACCGTCCTCGAATCACACAAAGACTGCGAGCGTGTCCAAGACGCCTACTCGATTCGGTGTCTCCCGCAGGTGAACGGGGCCGTCAGAGACGCCGTGTCCCACCTGCGTGAGGCAGTCGATATCGAACTCAACAGTGTGACCGACAACCCACTCGTCTTCCCCGCGGGCGCTGTCGACGAACGTGCTCCCGGAACTGACGTTGCCGCCGTCGTGTCCGCCGGGAACTTCCACGGAGAACCCTTAGCACTCCGTCTGGACTACGCCGCCGGCGCACTCACGGAACTCGCGGCTATCTCTGAGCGCCGGAGTGACCGGATGCTCAATCCCGACGTACAGGAGTCGTATCTGCCGCCGTTCTTGACCGAACACAGCGGCCTCCGGTCGGGGTACATGATTGCGCAGTACACCGCCGCCGCACTCCTCAACGAGTGCCGGTCGTTCGGCCGTCCGTCGCTCGACTCCACACCCGTCAGCGGGGGGCAGGAAGACCACGTGAGTATGAGCGGTCAGAGCGCCTTGAACGCGCGCATCGTCGCAGAGAACGTCGCGACTATCGTCGGCGTCGAACTGCTCTGCGGTGCGCAGGCGGCAGAATTCCTCGACGAAGGGCTCGAACTCGGCATCGGTACGAGTGCCGTTCGCGACGCGATTCGGTCCGTGGTACCACCGTTAGACGACGACAGACCGCTGGATGGTGAACTCGAGGAGGCGTCGGACCTCGTTCGGTTCGGGGCGGTTCGGGCGGCAGTCGCAGACGCGTTAGACTGA
- a CDS encoding HVO_A0556 family zinc finger protein, producing MSQSVHLFESLDEDDCTYCDGDLILGSYKDNDAIVCDDCGTPAVQLW from the coding sequence ATGTCTCAATCCGTACATCTTTTCGAATCGCTCGACGAGGACGACTGTACCTACTGTGACGGAGACCTGATTCTCGGGAGTTACAAAGACAACGACGCAATCGTCTGCGACGACTGCGGGACGCCGGCAGTCCAACTCTGGTAA
- a CDS encoding cobyric acid synthase, whose protein sequence is MTTPTLLVAGTASHVGKSTVAAGLCRLFSTRGLGVAPFKAQNMSNNARAVATSEGDGFGEIGVSQYVQARAARVTPTTDHNPVLLKPHGDGTSQLVVQGQAVGINAAGDYYADHWHDARDAARASHERLADTADVVVAEGAGSIAEINLHDRDLANVEAARFADAKVLLVADIERGGVFASLVGTLELLPDDIRNRVVGAVITKFRGDPSLLDSGLDAFEDRTGVPILGVIPYDDPGLPEEDSLALPAEGERAIVGDDDGIPNARSVTIGVPRLPHISNATDFGPLTATPGVRVAYLPLDASLVDIDGVVLPGSKNTVDDLLALRDAGFDTELATFEGPIVGICGGYQLLGERIENADIEGTRDDETVDGLGYLPTVTRFSHDKRVEPVHVEFDGNGPLAGASGPVDGYEIHMGETQLVGDALPVTGDGAATGRVAGTYLHDLFANESPRNAFVDAVYESASKDRPSGVRDEPDPYERAASLVADNVDVESLLDSVGVA, encoded by the coding sequence ATGACGACGCCGACCCTCCTCGTCGCCGGAACCGCGAGCCACGTCGGAAAGAGTACCGTTGCGGCGGGACTCTGCCGCCTCTTTTCTACCCGCGGACTCGGCGTCGCGCCGTTCAAAGCCCAGAACATGAGTAACAACGCGCGCGCCGTCGCGACCAGCGAGGGCGACGGGTTCGGTGAAATCGGGGTCTCGCAGTACGTCCAAGCCCGTGCTGCTCGCGTGACACCTACCACCGACCACAACCCGGTGTTGCTCAAACCGCACGGCGACGGAACGTCGCAACTGGTTGTACAGGGGCAGGCGGTCGGCATCAACGCCGCCGGAGACTACTACGCCGACCATTGGCACGACGCCCGTGACGCTGCACGTGCGTCACACGAACGACTCGCGGACACCGCAGACGTCGTCGTCGCCGAAGGTGCTGGCTCTATCGCCGAGATAAACCTCCACGACCGCGATTTAGCGAACGTCGAGGCGGCGCGCTTCGCCGACGCGAAGGTTCTCCTCGTCGCCGACATCGAACGCGGTGGCGTCTTCGCCAGTCTCGTCGGGACGCTCGAACTCCTCCCCGACGACATCAGAAATCGAGTCGTCGGCGCGGTCATCACGAAGTTCCGTGGCGACCCGAGCCTCCTCGACTCGGGACTCGACGCCTTCGAAGACCGAACGGGTGTCCCTATCCTCGGGGTGATTCCGTACGACGACCCCGGACTTCCCGAAGAGGATAGCCTCGCATTGCCCGCAGAAGGCGAACGGGCAATCGTCGGCGACGACGACGGAATTCCAAACGCCCGGTCGGTCACGATTGGCGTCCCACGCCTCCCGCACATCTCGAACGCGACTGACTTCGGACCGCTTACCGCGACGCCCGGTGTTCGAGTCGCGTACCTACCACTCGATGCCTCACTCGTAGATATCGACGGAGTCGTCCTCCCCGGTAGCAAGAACACGGTGGACGACTTGCTCGCACTGCGGGACGCCGGCTTCGACACCGAACTCGCCACCTTCGAGGGCCCCATCGTCGGTATCTGCGGTGGGTATCAACTCCTCGGCGAGCGAATCGAGAACGCAGATATCGAAGGCACGCGAGACGACGAGACGGTCGATGGACTCGGGTATCTGCCGACTGTGACGCGGTTTTCGCACGACAAACGGGTCGAGCCCGTCCACGTCGAATTCGACGGCAACGGACCGCTCGCAGGTGCATCAGGCCCGGTAGACGGATACGAGATACACATGGGAGAGACGCAACTGGTCGGCGACGCACTGCCAGTCACTGGAGACGGCGCTGCCACGGGACGAGTCGCCGGGACCTATCTCCACGACCTGTTCGCAAACGAATCGCCGCGAAACGCGTTCGTCGATGCCGTGTACGAGTCCGCAAGTAAAGATCGACCGAGTGGAGTTCGAGATGAACCGGACCCATACGAGCGTGCGGCGTCACTCGTCGCGGACAACGTCGACGTCGAGTCGTTGCTCGACAGCGTCGGCGTGGCGTAA